TGGCAGGAGTGACTAGTGAGGCGCCCCCCGCCCATTTTTGGCACGGCACAGCGAAGGACTGAGGAGGATTCTCTGGGGGgacttttttttgctatgcatGTACCAGCATGTTTTGCCACCCCTGTGCCCATGCCATTGTAGCAGTGCTGCACGAGTGATAAAGTACTAGTAGTATGAGTTCTGCTCAGCTCCTGACAACTGTCACCACCATTGTTACTGCTCTTCGTGTGTTCTTCTCGGTGGTAGTACTACCTGAATAGCAACCACTCTTGTTGTTACTCTCAACATCATCTGAATTTCTTTTTATCGAAGGGCAACATCATGTGAATTTCTACGGCAACCTGTGTGTGTTTTCAGCATTTCTGGAGTTTGTATGTCTCATGTGGATGCAATGTGATACTTGGCCTATTACTCTAGATCCTGAGACGATGCATTTTGTCTGATTGTTATGCTTTTGGATGCAGATGGCTTGAAGCCACATGATGTTGGCATAGACCCCAGTATGTCGTGTTTCAAGCACACCGATTCTGAAGGGCCTCCACCAGTCACATATCTACATTTCTACGATTGCTCCAAGTTCTCGGTAAGCTGACCTTCTTCCACAATTCATGTGCATGCACCAGTGTAATATTTAGTTTTGAAGGATTATGAAACTCCATCGAAGAGCTTGCTAGGCAGTGTCTCTTAGGATATACTTGCTGAAACCTTTGTTTGTGTGCTTTGTGCAGTTTGGTATCTTCTGTCTACCCAAGTCCGCTGTAATTCCCCTCCACAACCATCCTGGGATGACAGTCTTCAGTAAGATGCTCTTTGGTTCCATGCACCTCAAGTCATATGACTGGGCTAGAAGTAACCCAGAAAGTGATACTAGCAGTACACTCACAGCCCCCAATGGTAAGTTTCTAGTTTCGTTTTCAGttccttcttttctctctaTAAGGTTCCTGTTTAAGGGAAACATGTTGATTACGCTGACCTATCTCTTGTCCGAATTGCAGGGGCTCGTTTAGCAAAGATAAATACAGATGCCGTTTTTGACGCTTCAGCTGAGACCATAGTTCTGTACCCTGAGAATGGAGGGAATTTGCACTGTTTTACGGCGTTAACCCCCTGTGCCGTGCTTGATGTGATGGGACCCCCGTACAACCGCGCCGATGGGAGGGATTGTGCGTACTACGACGAGTCTCCGTACTCGAGTACATCCAGTGAGTTTTCTGATGCAATTTCTTCTGAAATCTTGAATTCTAGTTCTGAAGGTAGTACATGCAGCCTTGCTCTGAAAACGCGAGCCTGAAATTAAACAAAGATTGTTTCTGGATGCTTAATGCTGCGTGCTGAGAAAAAAACGTCTGTCCGATTTCAGGTGAAGATGGGCGGTATTCGTGGCTCAAGGAAATCCCAAGCACTTTTGAAATGAAAGGCGTGCAGATGCCTCGGAGGTTTATCATCTAGAAATGACTGGCTGGGGTGACTTGCACCGGGATGGGATGCCGGCGAGGCGAAACAAGCATTTCTGCTGGAATGCTGCTCTAGCTCGTTGTAGATACAACATTGTAACCGCAAAGGCGACAGGCTGTTGGGAAGATCCCTGCCGTCTGCCTAGGTCAGGCCAGCAAAACACTCTTATGCTTATTCGGCTTCTTTTGTCAGGCTTGAAAACAATCTCTTGTGTTAATCTCATAGCGATCCGATTAGTCCGGATACATACTGCTCGAACAAGGTCTCTGTTTTCGGCACCCATGGTcattctttctcctttttttagCCCTGTAGATGTGTGCATCCTGCAGGCGTCTTCTtacttttttgagaaaatgaCCATGTTCCAAATCCAGAGCTTTTGTTATTTGGTTGGCTGGCTGGCTTGTTAAATTGGATACCCGGCCTGTTGAATTCTGATTGGTCGTGTTCCATGGGCGCATTCTGTTTCTTGAGCATCATCTCTGCACTCCGTGTGCTCTGTACTGTTAACTGTTCGTGGATTGTTATTTTCGTATCCTTTTTGCATCGATAGGATAGCGTAGAAGGTTGTTTGGAAATGGTATATCATCCCCTGTCAGGTCACGTTTTCTCAAACCGCCCCGAAAAGTCAAAACATGAGCTCTTTTTACATGTCACCTTTACTTTTTACCATACATATAAAAAATGCTAAAAAATAAGGCACATAATTTGTGATTGCATGGCGGACGTGGCTTGCAAAGTCCTGCTGGGGATGGTGACGTGATGCCTTACTCTTTGCTACTCTACTCATAGTTGCCTTTGTGGAATTTTATTTGTTATCTGTAGAATTCTTTTCTTGGCGATTCCGCAACAAAGTAGAGACACTCTTAATAGATAGACCGTAGTCTATAGCGTGACGAGGAAAGAGTATCGAAACTTCTCTCGTGCTACGTACAATCTCTTCATGCAAACCAAATAGTACAAAGATCGTTAAATCTATCCGATCGAAAATATCTATCAAACGGCAACTATGTATATGTTAGATACAACGTAAGAGGCAATGCATTGGAAGGCTGTATTTTGACATCCATCATACTTGCATTTTGGAAGTAAAGAAAGAGACATCATACTCTGATTACTGATTAGTAGAAGCCAAAAGCATTGTtttggagaaaagaaaagaaaaaaaaaagacaaaccAAAGGTTGGCTCAATCCGAGGACATGTTTGCTAATCCTCAAAAGGCCAGGGGTTATTCGCGACAAAAGGGAGGACAGTTTACAGCGAGCCCCCAAATTCACCGCATCACTCCTATCCGAATCGCCCCCTCAGCAACTGCAAGCGAGCAGCCATGGCGCTCGCGCTGCGCTgccccgccgccacgccgtcgccggccaAGGCCTCCTCCCCGTCCTCCCAGCCGGCGAGGATCCCTAGGAGGAGGCAGGCCGGCGCCGGATGCAGGTGCCACTActacggcgacggcggcgcccgaAGGGGGAGCTACGACCACATCCCCAAGCAGTTCCGCGAGGAAGGCCTCAAGGATGGCCGTGAGTCCCCCTCCCTCTACTGCCCCTTCTCCTTCACTGGCTTTCTAAGATCTCGCTACTAGCTTGTGCCGCGTAATTAGGCTTTGCTGTCCGGAATCCTGTCCTGGGTTCAGagttcagcagcagcagcagcgccattGCTGTCAGATGTTGGGATGCAGTAGTTTCTGATTATGAGTGGATAAATAAGCGGTGAGCGTTACTCAGCTCCACTTCTGCTGGAGCAGGACAGACCATCGAAACAAAACTAAGGATTGTTTACGGGTCATGAATTATGACCTCTCTGAACTTAGTCACCGTGTGGTAGATTCACATGGTTTATTACTGCATTCCACTGGTTGATTTCAACGGCCGCACTTGAATAACAGTCGGTATGTATGATAGTACAAAACAAAGTGAATTAAGCATGATCTCAAGTAAGCTGTGTGTACCAAGGACTCGAAGCTTCTCTTAGCTGGCTATGAATTgtgtttaccttttttttttctagagcAATACCAGAATGCAGATAACTGGACTTGTATCTTTTCGAAGTTCTAGCGTTTTGAAATCCAATTGATTTAACCATGACTAGGAGATGATGCTGTTGAAACTAATGGGCTATAGATGGTCTATAGTACTAGCGACTGCCCGTGAAAGTTCAGTAGTTCACGAATGCGCGATATATTATCTCCATTTTGTGTTACGAAATGTTAGTTGATGCTTTTGCCGTGAGGTGATAACTGATAAGCTCCACCCTGTCTTAGCTGTCTGATTTGTCACACTTAGGTAGCTTACCCTTAAGGTTTTTTGGTACCATTTATTTGGTGTGCTGTGCCTTCTTGCAGTAATGGATAATTACAAGAATGTCCCCCAGTTCCTTTATGGCTTAAGTCCTGCACAGATAGAAATGTTTACAAATGACGACAACCCTTATAATCGGCAATCGAAGAAGGTTACAGAGGTCAGTGATGTTGTAGAGCTCTATTCATATGTCATTCTTGAAATGTGTTCTATGCCAATTATACATCTAAGTTGACATGGTATTTACCCATA
The Brachypodium distachyon strain Bd21 chromosome 2, Brachypodium_distachyon_v3.0, whole genome shotgun sequence genome window above contains:
- the LOC100842232 gene encoding plant cysteine oxidase 1 isoform X2; translated protein: MQRLFDTSRDVFSASSPGFVPPPDAVARLAGLLNGLKPHDVGIDPSMSCFKHTDSEGPPPVTYLHFYDCSKFSFGIFCLPKSAVIPLHNHPGMTVFSKMLFGSMHLKSYDWARSNPESDTSSTLTAPNGARLAKINTDAVFDASAETIVLYPENGGNLHCFTALTPCAVLDVMGPPYNRADGRDCAYYDESPYSSTSSEDGRYSWLKEIPSTFEMKGVQMPRRFII
- the LOC100842232 gene encoding plant cysteine oxidase 2 isoform X1, translating into MPVAQVGGGGGGGRVAPDASSAARKTRRRHRRSASAAATATAAAAALVDAAPPDPMQRLFDTSRDVFSASSPGFVPPPDAVARLAGLLNGLKPHDVGIDPSMSCFKHTDSEGPPPVTYLHFYDCSKFSFGIFCLPKSAVIPLHNHPGMTVFSKMLFGSMHLKSYDWARSNPESDTSSTLTAPNGARLAKINTDAVFDASAETIVLYPENGGNLHCFTALTPCAVLDVMGPPYNRADGRDCAYYDESPYSSTSSEDGRYSWLKEIPSTFEMKGVQMPRRFII